A window from Citrus sinensis cultivar Valencia sweet orange chromosome 3, DVS_A1.0, whole genome shotgun sequence encodes these proteins:
- the LOC102614601 gene encoding uncharacterized protein LOC102614601 codes for MAKGDWRQKRRLVDVTSQEEGNVDLITEDCSRSSYGFVSYFNEQVKRMKTSDENFIVTKEIRKWLGETYKSLPPNEKAKYMKPPINIADYDLQIDDGEQLQQTMGKNGIECRCAPDRFHELVKMFSLQKQRSVREIGFESLLQLRTGRLRRKLCAWLVDKFLPDEGVIILHKQRIPVTATTFSNIMGIHDGGLSVSLSGDADKIARFRDTFKCTGRGISIQNLEDFLNQSDGTADEFKVAFVLFALATVLCPSSAPIISASFLHTLSDTSAIRERNWASFCYDRLVIAISKFKSNSSAHVGGCLLFLQILYMHNVEYYENVQRGSSLPPIIAWNEEEIKKFMRWLKKQGGVNSDKVIGVLQ; via the exons ATGGCCAAAGGAGACTGGAGGCAGAAGAGACGGTTAGTTGACGTCACCTCCCAGGAAGAGGGGAATGTTGATCTTATCACCGAGGACTGTAGTCGTTCGTCATATGGCTTTGTGTCATACTT CAACGAGCAAGTGAAGCGTATGAAAACGTCTGATGAAAACTTTATTGTAACGAAAGAG ATAAGAAAATGGTTGGGTGAAACATACAAAAGCCTACCCCCGAATGAAAAGGCGAAGTACATGAAACCCCCCATTAATATTGCAGATTATGATCTTCAGATTGATGATGGCGAACAATTGCAACAAACGATGGGCAAAAATGGAATAGAATGTCGCTGTGCTCCAGATCGGTTTCATGAGCTGGTCAAAATGTTTAGTCTTCAAAAACAGCGATCCGTACGGGAAATAGGATTTGAGAGCCTCTTACAGTTGCGAACTGGTAGGCTGCGGAGAAAGTTGTGTGCATGGTTGGTTGATAAATTCTTACCTGATGAGGGTGTCATCATTTTGCACAAACAGCGCATTCCGGTGACTGCGACGACATTTTCCAATATAATGGGAATACATGATGGAGGTTTATCTGTGTCTTTATCTGGTGACGCTGATAAAATTGCAAGGTTCAGAGACACTTTCAAGTGCACAGGTCGAGGAATAAGCATACAAAACTTGGAGGATTTCTTGAACCAATCAGATGGTACTGCCGACGAGTTCAAG GTTGCATTTGTTCTGTTCGCACTGGCCACCGTTTTATGCCCGTCAAGTGCACCAATTATATCGGCTTCTTTCTTGCACACGCTAAGCGATACTAGTGCAATAAGAGAACGTAATTGGGCATCCTTTTGTTACGATCGACTTGTAATTGCTATCTCCAAGTTCAAGTCAAATTCTTCAGCTCATGTTGGGGGCTGCTTGTTATTTCTTCAG ATATTGTACATGCACAATGTTGAATATTACGAAAATGTCCAGCGTGGCTCTTCACTGCCTCCAATTATAGCTTGGAATGAGGAAGAGATTAAAAAGTTCATGCGGTGGCTG